One genomic segment of Flexivirga aerilata includes these proteins:
- a CDS encoding acyl-CoA dehydrogenase family protein produces the protein MPIHSTAARVGAVPNRREETMLSELSEISDEDFQPILAQVRQWIRTRVVPRENEIADADAIPDDLRAQAKEMGLFGYAIPQQWGGLGLDLTQDVEFALEFGYTSLALRSMFGTNNGIAGQVLVGFGTDEQKQEWLERLASGEVVASFALTEPGAGSNPAGLRTKAIRDGDDWVIDGEKCFITNAPLADLFVTFARTRPADESGPGIAVFLVPAGTPGVEVAPKDKKMGQEGAWTANVRFDGVRVPAAALVGEDVDAGYRAAMASLARGRVHIAALAVGTAQRALDESLAHAAVATQGGTPIGDFQLVQAMLADQQTGVLAGRALVRDTAAKYVSGEDRRIGPSVAKLFCTEMAGKTADLAVQIHGGSGYMRDLAVERIYRDVRLLRLYEGTSEIQRLIIGGGLVRQAKAR, from the coding sequence ATGCCGATCCATTCCACCGCTGCCCGGGTGGGAGCAGTGCCCAACCGACGCGAGGAGACGATGTTGTCCGAGTTGTCCGAGATCAGCGACGAGGACTTCCAGCCAATCCTGGCGCAGGTGCGGCAGTGGATCCGGACCCGGGTTGTGCCGCGGGAGAACGAGATTGCCGATGCCGACGCCATCCCGGACGACCTGCGTGCGCAGGCCAAGGAGATGGGCTTGTTCGGATATGCCATCCCCCAGCAGTGGGGTGGCCTCGGGCTGGACCTGACCCAGGACGTCGAGTTCGCACTCGAGTTCGGCTACACCAGCCTCGCCCTGCGCTCGATGTTCGGCACAAACAACGGCATCGCCGGGCAGGTGCTCGTCGGCTTCGGCACCGACGAGCAGAAGCAGGAATGGCTGGAGCGGCTCGCCTCCGGAGAGGTGGTCGCGTCGTTCGCGCTCACCGAGCCTGGTGCTGGGTCCAACCCAGCCGGATTGCGCACCAAGGCAATTCGGGACGGTGACGACTGGGTCATCGACGGCGAGAAGTGCTTCATCACCAACGCTCCCTTGGCCGATCTGTTCGTCACCTTCGCGCGCACCCGGCCCGCCGACGAGTCCGGACCGGGCATCGCGGTCTTCCTCGTCCCGGCCGGCACACCGGGTGTCGAGGTCGCGCCGAAGGACAAGAAGATGGGCCAGGAGGGCGCCTGGACGGCGAACGTGCGCTTCGACGGCGTCCGGGTGCCCGCGGCGGCACTGGTCGGCGAGGACGTCGATGCCGGCTACCGAGCCGCGATGGCATCGCTCGCGCGGGGCCGGGTGCACATCGCGGCGCTGGCGGTGGGTACGGCGCAGCGCGCGCTCGACGAGTCGCTCGCGCACGCCGCGGTCGCGACGCAGGGCGGCACGCCGATCGGCGACTTCCAGCTCGTCCAGGCGATGCTCGCCGATCAGCAGACCGGGGTCCTTGCCGGTCGGGCGCTCGTGCGCGACACCGCGGCCAAGTACGTCTCCGGCGAGGACCGCCGCATCGGCCCCTCGGTCGCGAAACTTTTCTGCACCGAAATGGCAGGAAAGACAGCCGATCTCGCGGTGCAGATCCACGGCGGCTCCGGCTACATGCGCGACCTCGCCGTCGAGCGGATCTACCGCGACGTGCGCCTGTTGCGCCTCTACGAGGGCACCAGTGAGATCCAGCGGCTGATCATCGGCGGCGGCCTGGTCCGTCAGGCGAAGGCGCGCTGA
- a CDS encoding SRPBCC family protein, which produces MSKSSAPIVAKLSARPTVRRISAPPDAVWEVLSDGWSYASWVVGSARIRALNATWPEPGSRLHHSVGLWPVLLHDHTDVVSYEPNRQLVLAPRAWPWGRSQVRIDVLHDGSQSLVRMTEDVVSGPGTLVPSALRQLLLRRRNRECLRRLAFLAERRTP; this is translated from the coding sequence ATGAGCAAGTCCTCAGCGCCGATAGTTGCCAAGTTGTCCGCGCGCCCCACTGTTCGACGGATCTCTGCGCCGCCCGACGCAGTCTGGGAGGTGTTGAGCGACGGCTGGAGCTATGCGTCGTGGGTGGTGGGGAGCGCCCGCATTCGTGCCCTCAACGCGACGTGGCCAGAGCCGGGGAGTCGGCTGCACCACTCCGTGGGGCTGTGGCCAGTCTTGCTGCACGATCACACCGATGTCGTGTCCTACGAGCCGAATCGACAGCTAGTCCTGGCGCCCCGGGCCTGGCCGTGGGGACGCAGCCAGGTCCGCATTGATGTCCTGCACGACGGGTCGCAAAGCCTTGTGCGTATGACGGAGGACGTCGTGTCCGGGCCAGGAACCTTGGTGCCGTCGGCGTTGCGACAACTATTGCTGCGTCGCCGTAACCGCGAGTGTCTGCGACGGTTGGCATTTCTCGCCGAACGGCGTACACCGTGA
- a CDS encoding phytoene desaturase family protein yields MSSGVQRSTPVVDAVVIGAGPNGLVAAIALADAGWDVVVVEAEREVGGAVRSTELFPGYVTDLFSAFYPLAAGSPVIRQLELDKHGLVWCQPKSPVAHVVSPGSSAYLWRDLDATAEGLETSAAGDGDVWRQLYTAYRRVRTPLLDALFTPFPPVRAGLAFARRSSLGLATDLARIAVTPAYRLGIEWFQGDAGRALLSGNAMHSDLGASRAGGGFMGWLLSMLAQDVGFPVPRGGSGRLASALRSRAEAAGARILCGAAASRIGVVTGRATSVQLLDGTAFTARRAVLADVSAPALYETLLGPRVTPPRILGDLRNFAWDHSTIKLNWALDRPIPWLDPRLADTGTVHLSGSSAAVMRGGLRLEGGELPGQPFVVLGQMARVDPTRAPSGCESAWAYTHVPQAFARDEHAVDLVAQRVRDTVEAAAPGFARTVVAEHVQRPADLEAADRNLVGGAINGGTSALHQQLIFRPTLGLGRPETPIPGLYLASASAHPGGGVHGACGWNAARAALSAHGSFGAIQRLLTETVWERLLHGS; encoded by the coding sequence ATGAGTTCTGGAGTCCAGCGGAGCACGCCTGTCGTCGACGCGGTGGTGATTGGCGCGGGCCCGAATGGATTGGTCGCCGCGATCGCGCTTGCCGACGCGGGCTGGGACGTCGTGGTTGTGGAGGCCGAACGTGAGGTCGGCGGCGCGGTCCGCAGCACGGAGTTGTTCCCCGGCTATGTGACCGACTTGTTCAGTGCCTTCTACCCCTTGGCTGCCGGGAGTCCCGTCATACGGCAGCTGGAATTGGACAAACACGGTCTGGTCTGGTGCCAGCCGAAATCGCCCGTCGCACACGTTGTGTCGCCGGGATCCAGTGCCTACCTCTGGCGTGACCTCGATGCGACGGCTGAAGGGCTGGAGACGTCTGCCGCGGGGGATGGCGATGTATGGCGGCAGCTTTATACCGCCTATCGTCGGGTGCGGACTCCCCTCCTCGATGCGCTGTTTACGCCATTTCCGCCGGTGCGAGCAGGTCTCGCCTTCGCCCGTCGGTCGAGCCTGGGGCTCGCGACGGACCTTGCGCGGATTGCCGTCACACCGGCGTACCGCCTTGGCATTGAATGGTTTCAGGGCGACGCCGGGCGAGCGCTGCTCTCCGGGAATGCCATGCACAGTGATCTCGGCGCGTCTCGAGCGGGCGGCGGCTTCATGGGCTGGTTGCTGTCCATGCTCGCACAGGACGTGGGCTTTCCGGTGCCGCGCGGCGGTTCGGGTCGGTTGGCGTCAGCGCTGCGTAGCCGGGCGGAGGCGGCTGGGGCACGGATATTGTGCGGCGCCGCCGCATCGCGGATCGGCGTGGTGACCGGCCGCGCGACGTCGGTGCAGCTCCTCGACGGCACAGCGTTCACTGCGCGTCGGGCGGTCCTCGCTGACGTCAGCGCGCCGGCACTCTATGAGACGCTCCTGGGGCCGCGGGTGACGCCGCCACGGATATTGGGTGATCTGCGCAACTTCGCATGGGATCATTCGACGATCAAGCTGAATTGGGCGCTGGACCGGCCGATCCCGTGGCTCGATCCGCGGCTCGCGGACACCGGCACTGTGCACCTGAGCGGGTCAAGTGCTGCCGTGATGCGCGGCGGACTGCGGCTGGAAGGCGGCGAGTTGCCGGGACAACCATTCGTAGTGCTTGGTCAGATGGCGCGCGTCGATCCGACCCGCGCACCGTCGGGTTGCGAGTCGGCGTGGGCCTACACCCATGTGCCGCAGGCGTTCGCCCGCGATGAGCATGCCGTCGACCTCGTGGCTCAGCGGGTCCGAGACACGGTCGAGGCTGCCGCACCCGGGTTCGCGCGCACGGTAGTCGCGGAGCATGTGCAGCGACCTGCGGACCTTGAGGCCGCCGACCGCAACCTGGTGGGTGGTGCCATCAACGGGGGCACAAGTGCGCTCCATCAGCAGCTCATCTTTCGCCCCACCCTCGGGCTGGGCCGGCCCGAAACCCCGATCCCTGGCTTGTATCTGGCGAGTGCGTCAGCTCACCCCGGCGGCGGCGTCCACGGCGCGTGTGGCTGGAATGCCGCCAGGGCTGCTCTCAGCGCGCATGGCTCATTCGGCGCGATACAACGACTGTTGACCGAGACTGTTTGGGAGCGGCTACTCCACGGTTCGTGA
- a CDS encoding glycosyltransferase family 9 protein, with product MRPAALLLRALGLGDALTGVAALRGWRRLLPDHRLVLACPRPIGSWLTDLGVVDGVLATSGLGRPLSWPGPPPDLAVNLHGRGPQSHLLLERTRARRSLGFACERAKFAAGPPWLEQVHEVERWCSLVRSYGGTCSADDLRLPLPDGRRRGDYVLMHPGAGFPARRWPADRWRDVAAAQHLPVHVTGGSRDRALGRRIADGLPHVHDLTGRLDLAGLADQVGGARVVLSSDTGVAHLATAVRTRSVTIFGPSSPQVWGPLLDLERHDVIWHQEVPSPRQPNALTLDPRIAAVSVAEMLAATTRMIE from the coding sequence ATGAGGCCTGCCGCATTGCTCCTGCGCGCACTTGGCCTGGGCGACGCGCTGACGGGCGTCGCGGCGCTGCGCGGGTGGCGCAGGCTGCTGCCGGACCATCGGCTGGTGCTTGCCTGTCCGCGCCCCATCGGGTCCTGGCTCACCGACCTCGGTGTGGTCGATGGCGTGCTCGCGACCTCCGGACTCGGGAGGCCGTTGTCGTGGCCCGGCCCGCCACCGGATCTGGCGGTCAACCTGCATGGCCGCGGACCACAGAGCCATCTGCTCCTCGAGCGCACACGTGCCCGCCGAAGCCTCGGCTTCGCCTGCGAGAGAGCGAAGTTCGCGGCCGGCCCGCCCTGGCTCGAGCAAGTGCACGAGGTGGAGCGCTGGTGCTCCCTGGTGCGCTCGTATGGCGGGACCTGCTCCGCGGACGATCTGCGCCTGCCTCTACCGGACGGCCGCCGGCGCGGAGACTACGTGCTGATGCACCCTGGGGCGGGCTTCCCGGCCCGCCGCTGGCCGGCCGACAGGTGGCGAGATGTCGCCGCGGCGCAGCACCTACCGGTGCACGTCACCGGCGGGTCGAGGGATCGGGCCCTCGGCCGGCGCATCGCGGACGGTCTGCCGCACGTGCACGACCTCACCGGTCGGCTCGACCTCGCCGGACTTGCCGATCAGGTCGGCGGCGCCAGGGTGGTTCTGAGCAGCGACACGGGAGTGGCGCATCTGGCCACGGCCGTGCGCACCCGGTCGGTGACCATCTTCGGCCCGAGTTCACCGCAGGTGTGGGGGCCGCTGCTGGACCTCGAAAGACACGACGTCATCTGGCACCAGGAAGTGCCGAGTCCCCGGCAGCCCAATGCACTCACGCTGGACCCGCGCATCGCGGCCGTCAGCGTGGCGGAGATGCTCGCCGCCACCACGAGAATGATCGAATAA
- a CDS encoding DMT family transporter, translating to MSWIVVVAAGALEAVWATALGRSEGFTRLWPSAVFVVAVVLSMGGLAYAMRDLPTGTAYAVWTGIGASLTVIYAMATGEEPATLVRILLIGGIVACVAGLKFLH from the coding sequence ATGTCCTGGATCGTTGTCGTCGCCGCCGGAGCCCTCGAAGCCGTCTGGGCCACGGCCCTCGGCAGGTCGGAGGGCTTCACCCGCCTCTGGCCGTCGGCCGTCTTCGTCGTCGCGGTCGTGCTCAGCATGGGCGGTCTCGCCTACGCCATGCGCGACCTGCCGACCGGCACGGCATACGCGGTCTGGACCGGCATCGGCGCCTCGCTCACCGTCATCTACGCGATGGCGACCGGCGAGGAACCCGCGACGCTGGTGCGCATCCTGCTGATCGGGGGCATCGTCGCGTGCGTCGCGGGACTGAAATTCCTGCACTGA
- a CDS encoding D-sedoheptulose-7-phosphate isomerase — translation MRDRLLGYRARMTGISGMTSSWLDDHVDDLRNGMDSLVRQQHQVAAWGAALAAHLASGGRLLTAGNGGSAAEAQHLTAEVVGKFDRDRRPFSGICLSAESSSFTAILNDYGADQVFARQVAGHGRVDDVLVLMSTSGRSANVVRAARAGRDLGLRVWALTGRTPNPLARAADEVVSVDATSTAAVQEVHLVALHAICAALDQALQGAAPREAAGMIVG, via the coding sequence CCGTATGACTGGAATTTCAGGGATGACGTCTTCGTGGCTCGACGACCACGTCGACGATCTGCGGAACGGTATGGACTCGCTAGTCCGTCAGCAGCACCAGGTAGCTGCCTGGGGCGCTGCGCTGGCCGCGCACCTGGCGAGCGGCGGCCGGTTGCTCACCGCCGGCAATGGCGGCAGCGCAGCCGAGGCACAGCACCTGACGGCAGAGGTGGTGGGCAAGTTCGATCGCGATCGACGGCCGTTCTCCGGAATCTGCCTTTCAGCCGAATCATCAAGTTTCACAGCGATTCTCAACGACTACGGCGCCGATCAGGTCTTCGCGCGACAGGTCGCCGGCCATGGCCGGGTGGACGATGTCCTGGTCCTGATGTCGACCAGCGGGCGTAGCGCAAATGTGGTGCGTGCAGCGCGCGCGGGCCGCGACCTCGGACTGCGCGTCTGGGCGCTGACCGGTCGCACTCCCAATCCACTCGCCCGGGCGGCCGACGAGGTAGTCAGCGTCGACGCGACGTCGACCGCGGCGGTGCAGGAGGTGCACCTCGTCGCCCTGCACGCGATCTGCGCTGCTCTGGACCAGGCCCTGCAGGGTGCCGCGCCGCGCGAGGCCGCCGGCATGATCGTCGGTTGA